The DNA window ATGCTTGGGAGCTAGCCAGCCATTGGCATAGTTTTCGGGCACCCCTCCCGGCGTATCCAGCCTAAGGGCATCGGTCATGGCCAGGTGGAGCTGGCGAAAAGCTTGCTCGTCCAGTACCCCAGCCCGGTCGCAGAGGTTATCCAGATAATCGCTGATAGTCTGGAGGGATACGATGGCCTTGACTAAGGCCGGACGGTGCCTGGACGAAACTGTAGCGTACACGCTGCCGCCTTGACAATGAAAGCGCTTACCGGCAATGCTGGCCAAAGCTTGGGCTGAAAGCTCTGGGCTGGGCATGGCCTGAGCTTTGAGCCTCCATCCCTCCAATTCCCGTTGTACCTGAGGGTTAACCAGGAACAACAAGCGCCCTACCGTTTTCCAGGCCCTTACGGTCACGATTCCACCGCCTAACTCCACTGGTGAACTCTAGTATACCCCATGACCACACTGCCATTAAGCCAATCAAAATTAAAGAGGCGAGCCCGGGCCATACTGCGCCCGCAACTCGCCTTATCCCCTCCTACATTCTAGCGCCCCCAGCACTCAAACCGCAAGAACCCTAAAGCCCCGTAAGTAGCTTACTGCCCGCGCAGGGTGGACTCCACGCTTGGGTCCGTGAGTTGAGCGCCGGGTCCGTCCCGCTTAAGGATGCATAAGGACCTTCAAGGCGTTGGAGGTAGCCGCCGAAAGCCCCAGGTTGAACGCCTGCTGCGCTTCCTCCAGGGGCAGGCGGCTAGTAATGATCTTGCCCAACTCCGGGTACTGGTACACCATCCGGGCGGCCGTCCGGAAGTCAAAATCAGTGTAGACCCGGGTACCAATTATGGCGAGCTCATTGAAATTAACCGTCCGCAAGTCTACTGGCGCCGGCTGCTTGAAGACCCCGACTATTACCACTGTCCCGGTGATCTTTACCGCCTGAATCATGTCAGCTGCAGTAGGAGCAGCACCCACAACTTCAAAAACTACATCGGCACCATTACCACCGGTAAGATCCTGGATTTGTTTCACCGCATCCTGCCTAGCATCAATAGGGGTGAAGCCAAAGTCCTTGGCCACTCCCAAGCGAAAATCGCTAACATCGGTAATCAATACCTGGCTCGCTCCCGCCAGCCGCGCACAAAAAGCTACCAGAAGGCCGATGGGCCCGGCTCCCAGAACCGCCACTGCATCCCCGAGCTGCATCTTGGAGCGACGAATGGCGTGGACCGCCACCGCCACCGGCTCAGTCAGGGCAGCCCGATCCATGGGAATTTCCGGATTGAGCTTAACTAGCTGATGAACTGGAACTTTTACGTATTCGGCAAAACCGCCATCAGCATCAATGCCGGTAAGGCCCAAGGTTTTGCAGACATGCCAGTTGCCGGTGCGGCAGGGTTGGCAATGGCCGCAAAAAAGAAGGGGGTTTACTGCCACTAGGTCTCCTACCTGGCATTCGTTATAGCCCTCGGCGTTGATCTCGGCCAAGGTGCCAGCAATCTCGTGGCCTACCACCAGTGGCGGCTTGACCCGAGGGTGGATGCCTTTATAAATAGGAAGGTCGCTGCCACAAAGGCCAGTGTAAGCCACCTTAACCAGGGCCTCCCCCGGGCCAAGGCTGGGAACAGGTATATCCTCTACTTTGATGGTTTCCGGAGCTACATAGCGTACTGCTCGCAAGTTAAATTGCCTCCTTACTCAAAGCCTTTATCGCTGCAATTCACAGCAGGAACCGGTTGCTCTTTTTCCTTTGTGCAGTTTTTATAGTCAGGATCGGCTCGGACCATAGGGCGTTACGTTTAGAGTGCCAGCGATAGATAACCGCCATCCACAGCCAAGGTGGCTCCGGTGACAAAGTCGGACGCAGGTGAGGCTAAGAATACCACCGCCCCCACCAGGTCTTCTGCCTTACCGTAACGCCGAAGCGGGGTGTCGCCGCAAATCTTGGCCTGGACTTCCGGCTGCCCTAGGAAATGCTGGTTGAGCTGGGTCTTAAACCAGCCTGGGGCAATGGCGTTAACATTGACCCCGTAGGGCCCCCACTCCCCAGCCAGCACCTTGGTGAGCTGAACTACTCCGCCCTTGCTGGCACAGTAGGCCGAGGAACGGGTAATGCCCAGGAAAGACCCCATGGAAGCAAAGTTAATGATCTTGCCTGCCTTCTGCTCCACCATGATTTTGCCTACCACCTGACAGACGATAAACATACCCTTGAGATTGGTATCCATTACCCGGTCCCAATCTTCCTCGGTGTACTCCAGGAAAGGCTTCTTGGCTAGGGCTCCAGCCGCATTGACCAGGATATCGATGTGGCCAAACTTTTCCATGATCTGCGCTACCGCCTGTTCTACTTGCTGGCGGTCGAGGATATCCACGGAAAGGCCCAAAGACCGGCGCCCTAGAGCTTCAATCTGCTCCGCCAGCCGCTGGTTGTTCTCCAAGTTGCGGCTCATGGGGATGACGTCCGCCCCTGCCCGAGCCAGGCCAAGAGAAACCTCGGTCCCCAATCCGCCGCTACCACCTACGGTAATGGCTACCTTTCCCGTGAGATCAAACATTGCTAAACCTTGGTTCATAATTTAAACCTCCTTTTACCGATTCGATGCTGCTGAAACATTTCCCATGCCGGGGCGCTGGCGCCAGTTCCAGATGAACTCCACTCCGACGCCGCCCTTGGTCGCGCGATAACCGGGCCGTATCCGGGTTAGCCAGGATGCTTGCCGTTCCCGGCTAGGAGCCCTGCCCTTCCTGCTCCTCCTAAATCACAGAACCGAGGAACTTCCATGCTGTTGCATATTACACAACTCCGTCTTGATGTATGAAGTTATTCGCCATCGAAAGAGACGTTCCTTCCTTTAGGAGGGGTAAAGGTGAGATTCGCGTGACCAATTCCCTCTATCCAGGCACCTGGGAATATGCTAGAATGATCCCTTGATAATGCTAAACTTTTCAAATCAAAAGCACCGGCTTGCTGGAGGTTAAAACGGCAATTATGGCTACCAGTTTAGAAAAGGCCCTGAAGGTCTTAGAAGCCCTCTGGAAAGCACCCAACGGTAAAGGCATCTCCATTCGCGACTTGGCCTATCAAACCGGGCTTCCCCCCAGCACCGTTCACCGCTTTCTGCAGGGGTTTAAGCGCTACGACTTGGTGGAGCAGGATGAAGCTTCCCGCGACTACCGCCTGGGATACAAGATACTC is part of the Clostridia bacterium genome and encodes:
- a CDS encoding alcohol dehydrogenase catalytic domain-containing protein, producing MRAVRYVAPETIKVEDIPVPSLGPGEALVKVAYTGLCGSDLPIYKGIHPRVKPPLVVGHEIAGTLAEINAEGYNECQVGDLVAVNPLLFCGHCQPCRTGNWHVCKTLGLTGIDADGGFAEYVKVPVHQLVKLNPEIPMDRAALTEPVAVAVHAIRRSKMQLGDAVAVLGAGPIGLLVAFCARLAGASQVLITDVSDFRLGVAKDFGFTPIDARQDAVKQIQDLTGGNGADVVFEVVGAAPTAADMIQAVKITGTVVIVGVFKQPAPVDLRTVNFNELAIIGTRVYTDFDFRTAARMVYQYPELGKIITSRLPLEEAQQAFNLGLSAATSNALKVLMHP
- a CDS encoding glucose 1-dehydrogenase — its product is MNQGLAMFDLTGKVAITVGGSGGLGTEVSLGLARAGADVIPMSRNLENNQRLAEQIEALGRRSLGLSVDILDRQQVEQAVAQIMEKFGHIDILVNAAGALAKKPFLEYTEEDWDRVMDTNLKGMFIVCQVVGKIMVEQKAGKIINFASMGSFLGITRSSAYCASKGGVVQLTKVLAGEWGPYGVNVNAIAPGWFKTQLNQHFLGQPEVQAKICGDTPLRRYGKAEDLVGAVVFLASPASDFVTGATLAVDGGYLSLAL